From Salvia splendens isolate huo1 unplaced genomic scaffold, SspV2 ctg70, whole genome shotgun sequence, a single genomic window includes:
- the LOC121790997 gene encoding transcription factor RF2b-like, which produces MQDPNSKQQMPPLSAAMRHRRAHSEVNFRLPDDLDLASDPFDAPAASFDEMGSEDDLFSTYMDIEKLSAAPGSDDADKRPRHRHSNSVDSSSSFLLSDSSIEAKKAMPPDKLAELWTIDPKRAKRILANRQSAARSKERKARYISELERKVQTLQTEATTLSAQLTLFQRDTTGLSNENTELKLRLQAMEQQAQLRDALNEALRQEVERLRVATGEMSTTSDTFNLTVQHLPYNQTTFFSNQPQAGSNESLNAQMQQFHTLQAGMSSHHQHAMLSANHTRPLSDSMHQDPLGRFQGLDISNGATHVKSEGPSISASESSSTF; this is translated from the exons ATGCAAGATCCCAACTCCAAGCAGCAAATGCCGCCCCTCTCCGCCGCAATGCGCCACCGCCGCGCCCACTCCGAGGTCAACTTCCGCCTCCCCGACGACCTAGATCTGGCCTCCGACCCCTTCGACGCCCCCGCCGCCAGCTTCGACGAGATGGGATCCGAAGACGACCTCTTCTCCACCTACATGGACATTGAGAAGCTCAGCGCCGCCCCCGGATCTGACGACGCCGACAAGAGGCCGCGCCACCGCCACAGCAATTCTGTCGACAGCTCCTCCAGCTTCTTGCTCAGCGACAGCAGCATCGAGGCCAAGAAGGCTATGCCCCCTGATAAGCTTGCTGAGCTCTGGACTATTGATCCAAAACGCGCAAAAAG GATTCTGGCAAATAGACAGTCTGCTGCTCGATCAAAAGAAAGGAAGGCCCGGTATATATCTGAACTGGAGAGGAAAGTTCAGACGCTTCAAACTGAAGCAACGACTCTCTCTGCGCAACTGACTCTGTTTCAG AGAGACACGACTGGACTCAGTAATGAGAATACGGAACTTAAGCTTCGTTTGCAAGCCATGGAACAGCAAGCTCAGCTACGCGATG CACTCAATGAAGCACTACGGCAGGAAGTAGAAAGACTCAGAGTCGCGACTGGAGAAATGTCGACCACATCAGATACGTTCAACTTAACCGTGCAGCACCTTCCCTACAACCAGACCACATTCTTCTCCAACCAGCCTCAAGCTGGCTCAAACGAATCATTGAACGCACAAATGCAGCAGTTTCACACTCTTCAAGCCGGCATGTCAAGCCACCACCAGCACGCCATGCTCTCTGCCAATCACACACGGCCGCTCTCTGACTCAATGCACCAAGACCCTCTCGGACGATTTCAAGGTCTTGACATCAGCAACGGGGCCACTCACGTGAAGTCTGAAGGCCCCTCTATATCCGCCAGTGAAAGCAGTAGTACATTCTGA